In Synechococcus sp. KORDI-52, one genomic interval encodes:
- a CDS encoding DUF2811 domain-containing protein, whose amino-acid sequence MDRNHLERCHGTGTVEQDAAGGSSYVSLETEIPEVLYRGMKDFIGENPTWDQYRVMSSALAHFLFQNGCEDRAVTERYLNDLFIRPDH is encoded by the coding sequence ATGGATCGGAATCATCTTGAGCGATGCCATGGGACGGGAACGGTGGAGCAGGACGCTGCTGGAGGATCCAGCTACGTGAGCCTGGAAACGGAAATCCCTGAAGTGCTCTACCGAGGCATGAAGGATTTCATCGGGGAGAACCCCACCTGGGACCAATACCGGGTCATGAGTTCCGCCCTTGCTCATTTTCTGTTTCAGAACGGCTGTGAGGACCGCGCCGTGACCGAGCGCTACCTCAACGATCTGTTCATCCGCCCCGACCACTGA
- a CDS encoding CGLD27 family protein gives MTEAASCPVPPEQRPLEEFQQLCESWFFSWPAGQEPRLSQRLAGFWFLMLPVCSLIASGSWTLKQDPPRLVAAAAVAALVLPLLLLVRQWLGWTYVMKRLLRESVDYEESGWYDGQTWEKPLSWRERDLLVARHEVRPILGRLGRAMATSAGLMLAGASLCQAL, from the coding sequence ATGACAGAAGCGGCGTCCTGCCCTGTTCCTCCGGAGCAGCGGCCTCTTGAGGAGTTTCAGCAGCTCTGCGAGTCATGGTTCTTCTCCTGGCCAGCGGGCCAGGAACCTCGCCTGAGCCAACGCCTTGCCGGCTTTTGGTTTTTGATGCTGCCGGTATGCAGCCTGATCGCCAGCGGTAGTTGGACGCTCAAACAGGATCCACCTCGGCTGGTGGCTGCTGCAGCTGTGGCCGCCCTGGTGCTTCCTCTGCTACTGCTGGTGCGGCAATGGTTGGGATGGACCTATGTCATGAAGCGTCTTCTGCGGGAATCCGTCGACTACGAGGAATCCGGCTGGTACGACGGGCAGACCTGGGAAAAACCCCTGTCCTGGCGCGAGCGGGATCTGCTGGTGGCCCGTCATGAAGTTCGTCCGATTCTGGGGCGTCTGGGCCGTGCGATGGCCACGTCGGCGGGTTTGATGCTGGCTGGGGCCAGTCTCTGTCAGGCTCTTTGA
- a CDS encoding sirohydrochlorin chelatase: MEQQSDLLAEQHTETGKERLGVLICGHGSRNRLAVEEFAQMVNALRPRLAPMQVEHGYLEFARPILRDGLEALRQQGVTKVLAIPAMLFAAGHAKNDIPSVLNTYTAETGLPIDYGRELGVDRLMVSAAGARVQECLDAAKHDVPLAETLLVVVGRGSSDPDANSNVAKVTRLLVEGFGFGWGETVYSGVTFPLVEPGLRHAVKLGFRRVVVVPYFLFSGVLVSRIRQHTELVAADHPEVEFLSAGYLGDHTLVVDTFKERVDEVLRGDTAMNCSLCKYRAQVLGFEQDVGRAQESHHHHVEGLAESCTLCELECTGACQPDGIPISHDHNHPSDHSHGSDHNHGLDHSHGLDHSHGSDHSHDHHHPPYPHAEHPLGPTTLKRNSNTAKD; the protein is encoded by the coding sequence TTGGAACAGCAGAGCGACCTTTTGGCCGAACAGCACACGGAAACCGGCAAGGAGCGTCTTGGCGTTCTGATCTGCGGCCACGGCAGCCGCAACCGATTGGCCGTCGAGGAGTTCGCCCAGATGGTGAACGCCCTGCGGCCTCGGCTTGCTCCGATGCAGGTGGAGCATGGCTACCTGGAATTTGCCCGACCGATCCTTCGCGACGGCCTTGAAGCGCTGCGCCAACAGGGCGTCACCAAGGTGCTGGCCATTCCCGCCATGCTTTTCGCCGCAGGGCATGCCAAGAACGACATCCCCTCTGTTCTGAACACCTACACGGCTGAAACGGGCTTACCAATTGATTACGGCCGGGAGCTGGGGGTGGACCGGTTGATGGTGTCGGCCGCCGGGGCCCGCGTTCAGGAGTGCCTGGATGCGGCGAAGCACGACGTTCCCCTGGCCGAAACCCTGCTCGTGGTGGTAGGTCGAGGCTCCTCCGATCCAGACGCCAACTCCAACGTGGCCAAGGTGACGCGCCTGTTGGTGGAGGGGTTTGGCTTCGGGTGGGGAGAAACGGTGTATTCGGGTGTGACCTTCCCCCTGGTGGAACCGGGGCTGCGTCACGCCGTGAAGCTGGGCTTCCGCCGGGTGGTGGTGGTGCCCTATTTCCTCTTTTCAGGGGTGCTGGTAAGCCGAATCCGCCAACACACCGAGCTGGTGGCGGCCGATCACCCCGAGGTGGAGTTTCTCTCGGCGGGCTATCTGGGCGACCACACTCTGGTGGTGGACACCTTCAAAGAACGGGTCGACGAGGTGCTGCGGGGGGACACCGCCATGAACTGCTCACTCTGCAAGTACCGCGCCCAGGTGCTGGGCTTCGAGCAGGACGTTGGACGAGCGCAGGAAAGCCACCACCACCACGTGGAGGGACTCGCGGAAAGCTGCACGCTCTGCGAACTGGAGTGCACCGGGGCCTGCCAACCCGACGGCATCCCGATTTCCCATGACCACAACCACCCTTCAGACCACAGCCATGGGTCAGATCACAACCATGGGTTGGACCACAGCCATGGGTTGGACCACAGCCATGGATCAGATCACAGCCATGACCATCACCACCCCCCTTACCCCCACGCTGAACATCCCCTGGGGCCTACCACGCTGAAACGCAACAGCAACACAGCTAAAGATTGA
- a CDS encoding DUF3318 domain-containing protein, which yields MSELQRLKGLLPPEMQSWVFVESAAAVDPPLITLEEIGRDEVEIQVDLDEWDALALDHRNLLFWHEVGRIQNDTIPRDGWEMAALAIGLGGAIGELWVQDGLLLMMALGLSGFAGYRLYLKNNSEKRLQDAISADERAIDLACRFGYSVPNAYRSLGGALKELVEKTRKKRRRSYYEDRLEALRKSASKARAEMAQQEGSRSSVTSENVYG from the coding sequence ATGAGTGAGCTCCAGCGCCTGAAGGGGCTGCTGCCACCGGAGATGCAGAGCTGGGTGTTCGTTGAATCAGCTGCTGCAGTCGATCCCCCGTTGATCACCCTTGAGGAGATCGGTCGGGATGAAGTGGAGATCCAGGTGGACCTCGACGAATGGGACGCCCTCGCCCTGGACCACCGCAATCTGCTCTTCTGGCATGAGGTGGGCCGGATTCAGAACGACACCATTCCCCGGGATGGCTGGGAGATGGCCGCTCTGGCCATCGGCCTCGGTGGTGCCATCGGCGAATTGTGGGTGCAAGACGGCCTGCTGCTGATGATGGCCCTCGGCCTCTCCGGCTTTGCGGGATACAGGCTGTATCTGAAGAACAATTCCGAAAAGCGTCTTCAGGACGCCATCAGTGCTGATGAACGCGCCATCGATTTGGCGTGCCGGTTTGGTTACAGCGTGCCCAACGCCTATCGGAGTCTGGGGGGGGCGCTGAAGGAGTTGGTCGAAAAGACCCGTAAGAAGCGGCGCCGCAGTTATTACGAAGATCGTCTCGAGGCGCTGCGCAAGAGTGCCAGCAAGGCCAGAGCTGAAATGGCTCAACAGGAGGGCTCACGCAGCTCCGTTACCAGCGAGAACGTTTATGGATAG
- a CDS encoding amino acid ABC transporter substrate-binding protein: MFRSRARVLIGVLAGLSSLLASCASLDSAGGSRLDLVKSRGELLCGVSGKIPGFSFLSPDGRYTGLDVDICRAMAAAFVGDAEKVQYRPLTAPERFTALRSGEIDLLSRNTTQTLSRDAVGGNGLRFGPVVFHDGQGLMVNADSGVRSLADLRGKSICVGSGTTTEQNLNDAFASQGLPYTPIKYQDLNQVVGGYLQGRCEAMTSDRSQLAAARSGFSDPQKHLILDDRISKEPLAPAVVGGDQPMGDAMTWVVNALIEAEERGITQANVDAVVKQAAADPSQTALRRFLGVDPGLGRKLGLADDFVVQVIRSTGNYGEIYNRHLGPDSAVAIPRGANRLAGEGGLMISPPFT, encoded by the coding sequence ATGTTCCGATCCCGTGCGCGTGTTCTGATCGGTGTGTTGGCCGGGTTGTCTTCTCTCCTGGCGTCATGCGCCTCCTTGGACAGTGCAGGCGGATCGCGACTGGATCTTGTCAAAAGCCGTGGGGAGTTGCTCTGCGGGGTGAGCGGGAAGATCCCAGGCTTCAGTTTTCTCAGTCCTGATGGGCGTTACACCGGCCTGGATGTGGACATCTGCCGTGCCATGGCGGCTGCTTTTGTTGGCGATGCTGAGAAGGTTCAGTACCGGCCTTTGACAGCGCCCGAGCGGTTCACGGCCTTGCGATCGGGCGAGATCGATCTGTTGTCCCGCAACACCACCCAAACCCTGAGCCGCGATGCGGTGGGGGGCAACGGGCTGCGCTTTGGACCTGTGGTCTTTCACGATGGCCAGGGCTTGATGGTCAACGCCGACAGCGGAGTGCGCTCTCTTGCTGATCTGCGCGGCAAGTCCATCTGTGTGGGCTCGGGCACCACGACCGAACAGAATCTCAACGACGCCTTCGCCTCCCAGGGGCTGCCCTACACACCGATCAAATATCAGGATCTCAATCAGGTGGTTGGCGGCTACCTCCAAGGGCGCTGCGAAGCCATGACGTCTGATCGGTCACAACTGGCGGCAGCGCGCTCTGGTTTCAGTGATCCCCAGAAGCATCTGATCCTTGACGACCGGATCAGCAAGGAGCCCCTGGCTCCAGCCGTGGTGGGGGGGGACCAGCCCATGGGTGATGCCATGACCTGGGTGGTCAACGCCCTGATCGAAGCCGAGGAGCGGGGCATCACCCAAGCGAATGTGGATGCGGTGGTGAAGCAAGCCGCCGCAGACCCCTCCCAGACCGCTCTGAGGCGCTTCCTGGGTGTGGATCCGGGTCTGGGTCGCAAACTCGGACTCGCCGATGACTTTGTCGTTCAGGTGATCCGCTCCACCGGTAATTACGGAGAGATCTACAACCGCCATCTCGGCCCCGATAGTGCCGTGGCGATTCCACGGGGGGCGAACCGCCTGGCCGGTGAAGGTGGTTTGATGATTTCCCCACCGTTCACCTGA
- a CDS encoding GMC oxidoreductase, giving the protein MSRCSLNCDGPWDAIVVGSGASGGIAAMTLAEGGARVLVVEAGPDLTRAQAFGSEPGNLLRRIAGLTSGSHRRQSQHPGYWKANPRLYADERTHPYEHPKDQPFLWTRGLQVGGRSLTWGGITLRLSDQDLAGVELDGEQVGWPLRSRDLTPHYGELERWLGVHGGHDGLDHLPDGDTQPALAATSAEQRFAEAVRKRLGYPVIRSRGFGPAPQQGQDPAWPRSSSRGSSLPRALATGRVQLLSEHVVERLLMDTGGDKATGVVAIDQANGSRKELRADLVVLAASTIQTLSILLRSRRCEQSNGFDDPSGRLGTRLMDHVSTSQFFAFPEPESLPADQPPLTGAGSFFVPFGRHLQSADFQGGYGLWGGIGRFDPPRWLRRRPSSITGFLIGHGEVLPRADNRVTLSERTDRWGMRVPSIACRWSNNELAMVAHMRGSIKACIDAAGGEAQPIKDLFHLPLVEPFLDGAVALSEGAAPPGYYIHEVGGAAMGESEICSVVDSSNRLWRAPNVLVVDGACWPTSAWQSPTLTMMALSRRACLLALSGRGG; this is encoded by the coding sequence ATGAGCCGTTGCTCCCTGAACTGCGATGGCCCTTGGGACGCCATCGTCGTTGGCTCTGGAGCGAGTGGAGGCATCGCGGCCATGACGCTGGCTGAAGGGGGAGCCCGGGTGCTTGTGGTGGAGGCCGGCCCTGACCTCACCCGTGCGCAGGCCTTCGGGTCCGAACCCGGAAATCTGCTGCGACGAATTGCGGGCCTGACCAGCGGCAGCCATCGCCGTCAGTCCCAGCATCCCGGCTACTGGAAAGCCAACCCACGCCTGTATGCCGATGAACGGACCCATCCGTATGAGCACCCGAAGGATCAGCCGTTTCTGTGGACGCGAGGGTTGCAGGTTGGCGGCCGCAGCCTCACCTGGGGGGGCATCACCCTGCGGCTTTCCGATCAGGATCTGGCTGGGGTGGAGCTGGATGGTGAACAGGTGGGTTGGCCTTTGCGCAGTAGGGATCTGACGCCGCATTACGGCGAACTGGAGCGCTGGCTCGGTGTTCATGGCGGGCACGACGGTTTGGACCATCTGCCCGATGGAGACACGCAACCGGCTCTGGCCGCGACCTCGGCGGAACAGCGCTTTGCCGAGGCTGTGCGGAAACGGTTGGGGTACCCCGTGATCCGCTCTCGCGGCTTTGGTCCGGCGCCGCAGCAGGGGCAGGATCCCGCCTGGCCGCGCTCCAGCAGTCGAGGCAGCAGCCTGCCTCGTGCCCTGGCCACAGGACGTGTGCAGCTGCTCTCGGAGCACGTGGTGGAGCGTCTGTTGATGGATACGGGTGGAGACAAAGCCACGGGTGTAGTTGCCATTGACCAAGCCAATGGCAGCCGCAAGGAGTTGAGGGCGGATCTCGTGGTCTTGGCGGCCTCCACGATTCAGACCCTGTCCATCCTGTTGCGCTCCCGTCGTTGTGAGCAGAGCAACGGTTTTGACGACCCTTCGGGACGTCTCGGCACTCGCCTGATGGACCATGTGTCCACATCGCAGTTTTTTGCCTTTCCTGAGCCTGAAAGCCTTCCTGCGGATCAGCCCCCGCTTACGGGCGCTGGAAGTTTTTTCGTTCCGTTTGGCCGACACCTGCAATCGGCTGATTTTCAGGGAGGCTATGGCCTCTGGGGCGGCATTGGACGGTTTGATCCGCCGCGATGGTTACGGCGTCGCCCCTCAAGCATCACCGGGTTCCTGATTGGTCACGGCGAAGTCCTTCCCCGGGCTGACAACAGGGTGACCCTGAGTGAGCGCACGGATCGCTGGGGCATGCGTGTCCCCTCGATCGCCTGCCGTTGGAGCAACAATGAATTGGCGATGGTGGCGCACATGCGCGGCTCAATCAAGGCCTGCATCGATGCGGCCGGAGGCGAGGCCCAGCCGATCAAAGACCTCTTCCACCTCCCGTTGGTTGAGCCTTTCTTGGACGGTGCTGTTGCGCTGTCTGAAGGCGCAGCCCCACCGGGTTATTACATCCATGAGGTGGGAGGGGCTGCGATGGGGGAAAGCGAGATCTGCAGCGTCGTTGATTCCTCCAACCGTCTTTGGCGTGCTCCCAACGTTCTTGTGGTGGATGGCGCTTGTTGGCCGACCTCGGCCTGGCAGAGCCCAACGCTGACGATGATGGCCTTGAGCCGTCGGGCCTGCTTGTTGGCCCTCAGTGGTCGGGGCGGATGA
- a CDS encoding FAD-binding oxidoreductase, with protein sequence MDSDRPVFFSAQAADARRSGLVSPRPAELPALIQNWSGPRPLRLCGGGTTSRAAVADHWTVDLQTHFKRLDWQPEDQSVWIGAGCRMGDVLEALLPHGRTVAAGLSGLPGLGYVLTGGMGPLSRQMGLAVDQVLEVHGVWGDGSPFALSRADDFGSLEWRGLCGAAPFLGVVSELRLTTHPLEALWVEQPVVSPDQLPELMLQAEAADSRASLQWHWQSGDAVLLLRISAVESAGAQRIEGLHHLPSLRGSTPMPPRCHAEIVGLLGPACAGAWGPLMPELGRLLQQRPHPGCSLACQQLGGATQRVPVEATSFVHRNAAWKPWITAAWTPGDASGQMRSLAWLEQVWQLLQPVCPGVHLAQFHDHLPFHQKELEAAFGPWLPGLRQLKERLDPAGTLPTL encoded by the coding sequence ATGGATTCAGACCGTCCCGTTTTCTTCAGTGCGCAGGCAGCTGATGCGCGGCGATCCGGTCTGGTCTCCCCCCGACCAGCGGAGTTACCGGCCTTGATTCAGAACTGGAGCGGCCCCCGGCCTCTGCGTCTCTGTGGCGGGGGCACCACATCTCGGGCCGCCGTGGCCGACCACTGGACCGTCGATCTTCAAACCCATTTCAAACGTCTTGATTGGCAGCCCGAGGACCAGTCGGTGTGGATCGGCGCGGGCTGCCGCATGGGAGATGTGCTCGAGGCCTTGCTGCCCCACGGCCGAACCGTGGCTGCTGGTTTGTCGGGCCTGCCCGGACTTGGCTACGTGCTCACCGGCGGAATGGGGCCGCTGAGCCGGCAGATGGGGCTCGCTGTCGATCAAGTGCTCGAGGTCCATGGGGTCTGGGGCGACGGCAGCCCCTTTGCGCTGTCTCGGGCTGACGATTTCGGTTCGCTGGAGTGGAGGGGGCTCTGTGGAGCAGCCCCGTTTCTGGGGGTGGTGAGCGAGCTGCGCCTCACCACTCACCCGCTCGAGGCGCTGTGGGTGGAGCAACCCGTGGTGTCGCCCGATCAACTGCCTGAACTCATGCTCCAGGCGGAAGCGGCCGACTCGCGCGCCAGCCTGCAGTGGCATTGGCAGAGCGGTGACGCGGTGCTCTTGCTCCGCATCTCTGCTGTTGAATCCGCAGGAGCCCAAAGGATCGAGGGGCTTCATCATCTCCCATCCTTGAGAGGCTCGACCCCGATGCCTCCCCGATGTCATGCGGAGATTGTGGGTTTATTGGGGCCCGCCTGCGCTGGGGCATGGGGCCCGTTGATGCCGGAGCTGGGCCGTTTGCTGCAGCAGCGTCCACATCCGGGCTGCAGCCTGGCCTGTCAGCAGCTTGGCGGGGCGACGCAACGGGTCCCGGTGGAGGCCACGTCGTTTGTGCACCGCAATGCCGCATGGAAACCCTGGATCACAGCCGCGTGGACGCCGGGGGATGCCTCGGGTCAGATGCGCAGCCTTGCTTGGCTGGAGCAGGTCTGGCAGCTCCTCCAGCCGGTCTGCCCTGGCGTGCATCTGGCACAGTTTCATGACCATCTGCCCTTTCATCAAAAGGAGCTGGAGGCAGCGTTCGGACCCTGGTTGCCGGGGTTGCGTCAGCTCAAAGAGCGCCTGGATCCAGCAGGCACCCTGCCGACCCTCTGA
- a CDS encoding asparaginase has protein sequence MTLPSGFSPAARSGSAPLEVSLRRGSIMESVHRVHAVVCDGRGRVLMSAGNVGLQSFIRSALKPFQALPFLSSGTADQLEVDDRGIAISCASHAGTNAHAREAFRLLWKAELDTASLQCPVPEGADSPLQHNCSGKHAAFLATSRKMGWPIETYLQNDHPLQVEVNRRVAELIGLPAEELVAELDDCGAPTLALQLAQMALLYAHLGASQQPEFEQISRAMLSHPDLVAGEGRFDTELMRRSHGLVLSKGGAEGIQCLSRIGEGLGVAIKVEDGSRRAKQAVALHVLRQLEWLTPMGLDELEEQVLVVNPSVKLTVTGALHT, from the coding sequence ATGACTTTGCCCTCGGGCTTCAGCCCCGCAGCCCGGTCTGGATCAGCGCCTCTTGAGGTCAGCCTCCGACGTGGATCGATCATGGAATCGGTGCATCGCGTCCATGCCGTGGTCTGCGATGGCCGTGGTCGGGTGCTGATGTCGGCCGGCAACGTCGGCTTGCAAAGTTTCATTCGCTCGGCGCTGAAGCCGTTTCAGGCCCTGCCGTTCCTCAGCAGTGGAACGGCTGATCAGCTGGAGGTCGATGACCGGGGCATCGCCATCAGCTGCGCCTCCCATGCGGGCACCAACGCCCACGCACGCGAAGCGTTCAGGTTGCTCTGGAAAGCGGAGTTGGATACGGCGTCACTTCAATGTCCGGTGCCGGAGGGTGCTGACAGCCCGCTTCAGCACAATTGTTCCGGCAAGCATGCTGCGTTTCTGGCCACCAGTCGCAAGATGGGCTGGCCGATCGAGACTTATCTGCAGAACGATCACCCGCTGCAGGTTGAAGTGAACCGTCGGGTCGCTGAACTGATCGGGCTTCCCGCGGAGGAATTGGTTGCCGAACTGGATGACTGTGGCGCTCCCACCCTGGCGTTGCAGTTGGCTCAGATGGCCCTGCTCTATGCCCACCTCGGTGCTTCACAGCAGCCTGAATTTGAGCAGATCAGCCGGGCGATGTTGAGCCACCCCGATCTGGTGGCTGGCGAGGGGCGTTTTGACACGGAGCTGATGCGACGCAGCCATGGTCTGGTGTTGAGCAAAGGGGGAGCGGAGGGCATCCAGTGCCTCAGCCGCATTGGTGAGGGGCTTGGGGTCGCCATCAAGGTGGAAGACGGCTCCCGTCGCGCCAAGCAGGCTGTGGCACTGCATGTTTTGCGTCAACTTGAGTGGCTCACACCCATGGGGCTCGATGAGCTGGAGGAGCAGGTGCTGGTTGTGAACCCGAGCGTCAAGCTCACGGTGACCGGTGCGCTGCACACCTGA
- a CDS encoding SulP family inorganic anion transporter — MAKRSHPTLVNQWLDNPSKDLLSGLVVAFAMIPEAIAFSGIAGVDPKVGLFGAFCLALTIAVVGGRMAMITSATGSTALLMTGLVATGEARGPGLGVQYLMVAGLVTGLLQILWGYLRLAYQMRFVPQGVLSGFVNALALLIFQAQLPQLGVNFHAGEVDHGASSLLPHGGQIPIVWALVLLGLVIIYGLPRLTRVVPSQLVAIIVITVISVGFSFDIPTVSSLGNLPAGLPTFQLPFGEGGVPFSLDTLGLVLPTALAISLVGLMETFLTQDILDDKTDTTSNKNVEARGQGIANIVSSLFGGMAGCALVGQSVMNVDNGGRTRLSTLFSGVSLLAMILLAGPWLKQIPMAALVAVMISIAVSTADMNGLRNLRRIPKSDTSVMLMTFAVTMLTTPHNLALGVLAGVALAGILFSRKVAKVIQVEAIQISDQERLYRVVGQLFFVSKVYFLQGFDLHDHPERITLDLSQAHIWDQSGVAALDQVIRKYRNAGSVVSVVGLNEESLDLFERIGGQESAHG, encoded by the coding sequence ATGGCCAAGCGATCCCATCCAACCCTGGTGAATCAGTGGTTGGACAACCCCAGCAAAGACCTGCTTTCTGGTCTGGTGGTGGCTTTCGCGATGATTCCTGAGGCCATTGCCTTTTCGGGGATCGCTGGGGTGGACCCCAAGGTTGGTTTGTTTGGAGCGTTCTGCTTGGCGCTGACGATCGCCGTCGTGGGTGGTCGCATGGCCATGATCACCTCAGCCACCGGATCAACCGCCCTGTTGATGACCGGTCTTGTGGCCACCGGCGAAGCCCGGGGGCCAGGCCTGGGTGTCCAGTACCTGATGGTGGCGGGGCTGGTGACGGGTCTGCTGCAGATTCTCTGGGGATATTTACGGTTGGCCTATCAGATGCGCTTTGTCCCCCAAGGGGTGCTGAGCGGGTTTGTGAATGCGCTGGCCTTGTTGATCTTTCAGGCCCAGTTGCCCCAGCTTGGTGTGAATTTCCATGCTGGAGAGGTTGATCATGGGGCCTCCTCGTTGCTCCCCCATGGCGGGCAGATTCCCATCGTCTGGGCCTTGGTCCTGCTGGGCCTGGTGATCATCTATGGCCTTCCCCGGCTCACCAGGGTGGTGCCATCACAGCTGGTGGCCATCATCGTGATCACAGTGATCAGCGTGGGCTTCAGCTTCGACATCCCCACAGTCAGCAGCCTCGGCAACCTTCCTGCCGGTCTGCCCACATTCCAGCTTCCCTTCGGAGAGGGCGGCGTCCCCTTCAGTCTCGACACCCTGGGTCTGGTGCTCCCCACAGCCTTGGCCATCTCCCTGGTGGGGCTGATGGAAACCTTCCTGACCCAGGACATCCTCGACGACAAGACCGACACCACCAGCAACAAAAACGTTGAGGCCCGTGGCCAAGGCATCGCCAACATTGTGTCGTCCTTGTTCGGCGGCATGGCTGGTTGTGCGCTGGTCGGCCAGTCCGTGATGAATGTGGACAACGGCGGTCGTACGCGACTTTCAACCCTGTTCTCGGGGGTGAGTCTGCTGGCGATGATTCTGCTGGCTGGGCCCTGGCTCAAGCAGATTCCAATGGCGGCTCTGGTGGCCGTGATGATCAGCATCGCCGTAAGCACGGCTGACATGAATGGTCTGCGCAACCTGCGCCGCATCCCCAAGAGCGACACCTCGGTGATGCTGATGACCTTCGCCGTCACCATGCTCACCACGCCGCACAACCTGGCCCTGGGTGTTTTGGCTGGTGTGGCGCTGGCGGGAATTCTGTTCAGCCGCAAGGTGGCCAAGGTGATTCAGGTGGAGGCCATCCAGATCAGCGACCAGGAGCGTCTGTATCGGGTTGTGGGGCAGTTGTTCTTTGTCAGCAAGGTGTATTTCCTTCAAGGATTTGATCTTCACGATCATCCCGAGCGCATCACCCTTGATCTCTCCCAGGCTCATATCTGGGACCAGAGCGGCGTGGCTGCGCTGGATCAGGTCATTCGTAAATATCGCAACGCTGGTTCTGTAGTGAGCGTCGTGGGCCTCAATGAGGAAAGCCTCGATCTGTTTGAGCGGATCGGCGGGCAGGAATCAGCCCATGGCTAA
- a CDS encoding ABC transporter permease subunit (The N-terminal region of this protein, as described by TIGR01726, is a three transmembrane segment that identifies a subfamily of ABC transporter permease subunits, which specificities that include histidine, arginine, glutamine, glutamate, L-cystine (sic), the opines (in Agrobacterium) octopine and nopaline, etc.), giving the protein MRQRRLLVQVGFAAVLMGLLALLVNNLAVNLIRTGLGLGFGWLGRPAGFALAETALPYAPSDSYLWALTIGWLNSLKVIAAGLVLATVLGVAAGAARSSSNRLLRSLAGGYVALIRQVPLLLQLLFWYFVAFLGLPSVPIGGLIRLSNQGIQLLGLNLSVEFCAVLVGLTVFTGASIAEIVRGGINAVPRGQWEAFRSLGLGEGLGLRRIVLPQALPAILPALTSQYLNLAKNSTLAIAVGYADLYAVSDTTITQTGRAIEGFLLLLLSFLLLNLLISGGMAALNRAVLGRLNRSR; this is encoded by the coding sequence ATGCGGCAGCGTCGTCTTCTGGTTCAGGTTGGTTTCGCGGCTGTTCTGATGGGCCTGCTGGCTCTGTTGGTCAACAACCTTGCCGTCAATCTGATTCGGACGGGCTTGGGACTGGGTTTTGGCTGGCTGGGTCGACCGGCAGGTTTTGCTCTGGCGGAAACAGCTCTCCCCTATGCCCCATCCGACAGCTACCTCTGGGCCCTGACCATCGGTTGGCTCAACAGCCTCAAGGTGATCGCGGCTGGTCTGGTCTTGGCCACCGTCCTGGGTGTGGCTGCTGGTGCAGCCCGCAGCAGCAGCAACCGTCTGCTGCGCAGCCTGGCCGGGGGCTATGTGGCGTTGATTCGTCAGGTTCCTCTGCTCCTGCAGTTGCTGTTCTGGTACTTCGTTGCCTTCCTTGGCCTTCCGTCGGTGCCGATCGGTGGGTTGATCCGGCTTTCGAATCAGGGCATTCAGTTGTTGGGCCTGAACCTCAGCGTTGAATTTTGTGCGGTTCTTGTGGGGCTCACGGTGTTCACGGGTGCATCGATTGCCGAGATCGTGCGAGGTGGCATCAACGCGGTACCGCGGGGCCAGTGGGAGGCCTTCCGCAGCCTTGGGCTTGGGGAAGGGCTTGGGTTGCGTCGCATTGTGTTGCCCCAGGCGCTGCCGGCGATTCTTCCAGCACTCACAAGCCAGTACCTCAATCTCGCCAAGAACAGCACCCTGGCGATTGCCGTGGGCTACGCCGATCTCTACGCCGTCAGTGACACCACCATCACCCAAACCGGCCGCGCCATTGAAGGCTTCCTGCTGTTGTTGCTCAGCTTTCTGCTGCTGAATCTGTTGATCAGCGGCGGTATGGCTGCCTTGAACCGTGCCGTGCTGGGTCGTCTTAACAGGAGCCGCTGA
- the rsfS gene encoding ribosome silencing factor: MDSEKLAELVADACDDRKATDIRLIRVDEVSSLADWMVIAGGQSDVQVRAIARSVEDRLETEADLLPLRKEGLNEGRWALLDYGDVIVHVLMPDERGYYDLEAFWSHGESRTFLPSVK; the protein is encoded by the coding sequence ATGGATAGCGAGAAGCTCGCCGAATTGGTGGCCGATGCCTGCGATGACCGCAAGGCCACCGACATTCGCTTGATCCGCGTCGATGAGGTGTCCAGCCTGGCCGATTGGATGGTGATCGCCGGTGGTCAGTCCGACGTTCAGGTGCGTGCCATTGCCCGGTCGGTTGAAGACCGCCTGGAGACGGAGGCAGACCTGCTTCCCTTGCGCAAGGAAGGGCTGAATGAGGGTCGCTGGGCTCTTTTGGACTACGGCGATGTGATCGTTCATGTGCTGATGCCCGATGAGCGCGGTTACTACGACCTTGAGGCGTTCTGGAGTCACGGTGAAAGCCGAACCTTCTTACCGTCGGTGAAGTAG